DNA sequence from the Sylvia atricapilla isolate bSylAtr1 chromosome 27, bSylAtr1.pri, whole genome shotgun sequence genome:
AGcagtttcttttaaacacaCCTGCTGCAAAACCTCAGGACTGAGCCAAGGCAGCACCTTGATGCTGTATTTGGGGAAGTCATGAACAACTTTGAGTCGCTGCCCATGGTTGATCATACTCAGGTTACTCCGCAGGCCAGAGAGGTAAACCTTCCCATCCACAGAGATCAGGATATGGCTGGCTTTAACACTCCTGGGGAACAAAGGGAAAACCACTCAGCTTCCCTGGCCTCTGCTGAACAGCTCAATACATAGGACAATATCTGATCAGCTTCCTAGCTGATCTCAGGAGGCTGAGACTCCTAACAACCTTCTCTGGATGCTGGGCAAAATCAATTAACAGGATTCTATTCATCATCATAGCAAGTTCCCAAAGAATGTTTCTGTGGTGAGGAGAAATGCAGGACTAAATGTTATGGATTGTGATTTTAGATACACAGTGATCTTTGGGATAAGTTTGCTCCACAACAAACTTTCATGCAGCTTTAGTAAGACCAGTCACTTCCCACAAGTATCAAACTGATTGGCTCAAACAGCAAAGTAATACAAAATTTGATGTGTTCTGTGTCTCCTGGTTCACTCTCTGCTCTACTCTTATTTCCAAGAACTTCCACCAGAAGGAAAATGGCCAATGTGTTTTTCAATACCTATGTACATAGCCCATATGGTGGATGTAGTCAAGTGCTTTCAAGACGCCTTGGAGAATGTAAGCAATGGCCAGTTCAGTCATCCCATCCGTAAAATGGGTACAGATTAAATCTTTTGCAGAACctagaaagaaatgaaacaccACCCGTCAGAACAAAAGCCCCAAGGACACTTCAGCTCTTCATTTCACACAGTCTGAGGGTCAGAAAGAGGCACCTCCTCTCCACTCACCATAGGCCATGAAAGAAGTCACTACCCACAGCTCATTGTCAGCTATGAAAGTTGCTTTGTATGGCACAATGTTAGGGTGGTTGAAGAGCTTGGAAACATGAAGCTCCccctaaaataaaacaaatttagaTTAAATTTAGTAAATGCAGAAACACGACTGCAGTATTGATAGGCACTGCTCTTGCTGTCTGTCCTCTTCTAAGCTTGTGTGACAAGTGGAGTTACCTGCAAGAATGTGACCATTTCATTTGTGCAGGCCTCCAAGTTCACTCTTCTGACTGTGACATACTCTCCTGTGGGTTTATACCTGGCCAAGTTCACAACCATCAAGTCTTCAAAGCCTctgcctgaaagaaaaagcactgaAGCTTCAGTAACGCTTTTGGAAGCGCTGAGAGGAACTGCTCCAGCCCCTGACCCTTCAATAATCTTTACCCACACTCACTGAAACTACTTTCGGCCTTATAAAAAAGTAATAGTTCCATCAGATAGCACCTTCCTTGGCATGTATCCCACTGAGAGGAATCCTCCTAAGCCAGCAGAATTACCCTGTCCTGCCAATTCAGGACTGAAGCAGAAACAGTGATTAAGAGCATCAAGGACAGGTTTCAGGCTGCTTCTGCTGACTGTACTGCACCCCCAGCACCACTGACCCACCACATGCCCCTCTCAAATGAAAACCTTCAGGACTGGCACGTCGTCTTTTATTCAAATGATTTTAAAACCAAAGAAGCACACATCCCATATCAAAATAAGCAATCAATCAAGAAAACGACAAGACatctgcagaaattattttcttcacaaagcAGACACTGATCCTCCAGAATTACCTATAATAGTGAGCAACTCATAGCAGCTGCTGTCTGGCAGGAAGTTGCTCATGGTGTCCCTTTTAGGGGAAGAAGCTATCGACTCGGAGCTCGCCTCATTTGtctgagggaaaataaaatgaagtcaggtcaaaggaaataaagatcACCTGCTGGAAAAATCATCTGCACCTCATATTATCATACACTTCAAAAGAATAGGAATACAGAAGAGGATTTAATTgctgtcaaaataattttaaatagtcATTTACCAATTGAAACTCAGGAGATGCCTCATTTCAGAAGATCCAGACATCTATGTTACAAAACACGTAACAAGTACATTGTTAATCACTGTAAGCAAGAATTTATTCAGGAATGTTTGGGTAAAGCCAATTGTTATTCCCCAGGACAGCCTAAACTCTGCTTTACAGTAACTGCCTTTCTCTTATAATGACAAACTTCTGTGCCACCATCCTGTTGTCTGAGCCAAAGCCAAAGGGAAGCTGTCCACAGCCCTCCTCTGCACTGTATCAGTGTTCCTggcagatgctgcagctcctggctctcaGCTGCTCACCTGGGATAAGCCCAGCACAGATGAAGCTGCTGAGCTCAATGGTACAAGAGATGAACAAAATCAGACATACATGAAAAGAGAAGCtccaaatgaaagcaaaaactgCAAAGCCTAAGTgtttctggaaaatatgaagaaaaacaaaaaaaaaaacaaagggaaaagcaCCCCCACACCACACAGGGAAACAGCATTCCCAAGCCTGTCAGCTTTCCCTCACTCCCTCTGACATAAAGCTTTCTGCCTTATTTACATACACTGAAATCTTCCCCAGCAGGATTTTGCAGATGATGAACTTCAATGTTATTGCAAGTTCTTTTATACCTTCCAACTCCTTCAAATGTCCAAAGTCACAAGGAGAGCGTCCTAACAGAGATTAAGATTTATGTGGTATTTAAAACCATCTTTAGTTATCACAAATTTCCAGCACATTAACTCCTCCTGGCATTTGGAACACAAGCTCAATTTTTCCACCTCATTCTTCATCAACTGCAAATGCCCTTTCTCAGACCTTTCTCATGGTACATGAAGCAGAAAAGGTTTGTGCCTTTCCCTACCATGACAGCAGACtcagttttttatttccatcacTGAAAGATGGAAACAACACAgtgacagctgaaaaacaaggaaCTTGCTGTTCTAGCCTCAGCCCAAGGTAAATGTAGTGCAAAGAACAGAGACTGGACTCTGCTGGAAATTACCTCTAGGTGCCTAAGTGTACTTAGGGACTAAATTAGAGCCACACTTCCCAAGTTCCACCTTTTCAACTGGCTTTGCACAGCACACTGCCCACCTTTAAACAGGTGTATTTTCCAttaaaggaaaaggcaaaaattaaGATTTGTGGTGCTTTGGTATAATTTCAGCTCAAACAACCCAGTCCCATTTCAGCACAGCTAAAacccctgggagcagcattcccagatGCTTTTTCAGTGAACACTACAGTGCTGTTTCTTGGCTCAGAACACACAGCAATTTTCAAACTTCTGCTAAAGAGACCTGTCCATTCTCATCTCAGCTGTATCACTCATTACTTCTTTCAGCAATTTCACACAGTCCTGTCAACAGCAGGATGGCCAGGAGAGACACACAGGCAGACAGGAACCTCTGAAGCAGAAAGGCACCACCAAGGAGATGGAAGCAGGAAGCAGTCATGGAGCAGTGACAGCTGGTGAGACACTGAGCAACACGTAAGTGGTTTGCTTTATTAAACTCCACTTCAGGTAGAGCACAAGCCAACAAAACAGATGCAAAGagttaaataaatttaatcttATTAATGGTGTGGCTGTGCAGTAatggaaaaatactgtgaattCCCTATTGAAAAGTCTTCCAGTATGAGGTCCTCACTCACCTCTCCTCATGTTAGCAGTGACCAACAACAGAGTTAATGCAAAAGGAGCTTGACCAGAAATTTATCAACATCATACAACagttgaaaaaaagaaagttaaactGAAATGTCATTTATGAGATACTGCAAAAAAGCTCCTCAGTGGTTTCACACAGGACAATTTTTGGTGTATGGtcaaaagcagctgcaaaatGAAGTCCCATATGACAGGTTTTATGGCATGACGTTCATTTAGAGCTGGCTTTTGGCTTGGGAGTCCAGTTTAATTTCAGATagatttaaaggaaattaatcttTGAAAGGCAACTACTGGCATAAATGCCATAACCCAATCAGTTATGTGATGCTTGCAAGGATCTGCATTTACCAAATGACATTTATCTGAGTTCCGAAGAGAGAATGTCAGTTTtgttctgctcttcccctccACCTCCTCACTCCCTCCCTCACTTCAGCATAAGCAACAAAaattttcctccctccccaaatTATGTACCTTTCCTTACAGCCCTGGTGAGAATAACAGGCTTTTATTTAGATGCAAAAAGATCAAAATGAGAATCAGCATAAGTGTctaaaccccaaaacaacccttgggaaa
Encoded proteins:
- the STRADA gene encoding STE20-related kinase adapter protein alpha isoform X3, whose protein sequence is MSNFLPDSSCYELLTIIGRGFEDLMVVNLARYKPTGEYVTVRRVNLEACTNEMVTFLQGELHVSKLFNHPNIVPYKATFIADNELWVVTSFMAYGSAKDLICTHFTDGMTELAIAYILQGVLKALDYIHHMGYVHRSVKASHILISVDGKVYLSGLRSNLSMINHGQRLKVVHDFPKYSIKVLPWLSPEVLQQNLQGYDAKSDIYSVGITACELANGHVPFKDMPSTQMLLEKLNGTVPCLLDTTTIPADELTMKMSRSSANHGVGESTALSNARAANGDPALHPYLRTFSSYFHNFVEQCLQRNPSFRPSAGTLLSHPFFKQIKRRASEALPELLRPVTPITNLEGTLPQDPSGIFGLVSNLEQLDVDDWEF